A genomic segment from Curtobacterium sp. MCSS17_007 encodes:
- a CDS encoding GNAT family N-acetyltransferase, producing the protein MLEEEYQRRRVLPRHLRAPVPAEAAFAYTIRAAEPRDLPDVREIHTHYVRNSSVTFDPAAFTFARWKQRYDEVRRRGLPFLVAENPSGQILGYALVDPWNPRDRSNHVVEDSIYLGAASGGKGLGRALMEALLDECRAAGVREVIAVIADRQAEASIRLHERLGFEEVGRMGKVGFKYDRWLGTVTMRLRLRGPRLFARTRR; encoded by the coding sequence GTGCTCGAGGAGGAATACCAGCGGCGGCGTGTCCTGCCGCGGCACCTGCGTGCGCCCGTGCCGGCCGAGGCCGCGTTCGCGTACACGATCCGCGCCGCCGAACCGCGGGACCTGCCGGACGTGCGCGAGATCCACACGCACTACGTCCGGAACTCGTCGGTGACCTTCGACCCGGCGGCGTTCACCTTCGCTCGGTGGAAGCAGCGCTACGACGAGGTCCGCCGACGTGGGCTGCCGTTCCTCGTCGCCGAGAACCCCTCTGGGCAGATCCTCGGCTACGCGCTCGTCGACCCGTGGAACCCGCGCGACCGGTCGAACCACGTCGTCGAGGACTCGATCTACCTCGGCGCCGCGTCGGGCGGCAAGGGTCTCGGGCGCGCGCTCATGGAGGCGCTGCTCGACGAGTGCCGGGCGGCCGGGGTGCGCGAGGTCATCGCCGTGATCGCCGACCGGCAGGCCGAGGCCTCGATCCGCCTCCACGAACGGCTCGGCTTCGAGGAGGTCGGGCGCATGGGCAAGGTCGGCTTCAAGTACGACCGGTGGCTCGGGACCGTGACCATGCGGCTCCGGTTGCGGGGCCCGCGCCTGTTCGCGCGCACCAGGCGCTGA
- a CDS encoding MerR family transcriptional regulator, which produces MSNGYLMHIGEVAERTGLSIKTIRDYDAAEVLHPSGRTDGGFRLYSEDDVARLLMVRRMKPLGFSLGEASILVDAVKVLDEAQPHEDLTAVRARVAAFIRDAETRRDVLGQQLGMVDEFLEELRAH; this is translated from the coding sequence ATGTCGAACGGGTACCTGATGCACATCGGCGAGGTCGCCGAGCGGACCGGGCTGTCGATCAAGACGATCCGGGACTACGACGCCGCGGAGGTGCTGCACCCGTCCGGGCGGACCGACGGCGGGTTCCGGCTGTACTCCGAGGACGACGTCGCCCGGTTGCTGATGGTGCGGCGGATGAAGCCCCTCGGGTTCAGCCTCGGAGAGGCGTCGATCCTCGTCGACGCGGTGAAGGTGCTCGACGAAGCGCAACCCCACGAGGACCTCACCGCGGTCCGCGCCAGGGTGGCCGCCTTCATCCGCGACGCCGAGACCCGCCGGGACGTCCTCGGGCAGCAGCTCGGCATGGTCGACGAGTTCCTCGAGGAACTCCGCGCTCACTGA
- a CDS encoding cytochrome P450, whose translation MAIDDSLGLLTRGYGFGAHLWRRTAPGARAVPFRLLGRPALLVRGKEGVDLFYDGSSTRRHGAMPALVQRTLFGVGSVHSLDGAEHHHRKATFVDVAYEDEQVRRLTPFLAEEWARELDAWLAGGRRTAYDAAVGAIGRAMMRWAGLPGTPAAKTRWAAKLAQVVDGFGVPYSPEYLLAVLNRHWSDRHAARLVEAVRGGRLHPAEGTALHEWAWHRDQEGALLPPRTAGIELQNSIRPAIAVARFVAFAAKELHDRPEWRGRIAEETLSRGSLVDGPVAVAFAQEIRRTAPFVPVLPAWATQDVELDGEHLRAGGRVVLDILGTDTDDRSWSDPDRFDPARWLDVTSWDDVEAVATFVPHGGADVATGHRCPGEKVAVAALATAVAVLSDPRIEVLDEGLDVDRRRMPTKPASGGRVTRRGARAAGSGGCPFHRSAH comes from the coding sequence ATGGCGATCGACGACTCCCTCGGACTCCTGACCCGCGGCTACGGCTTCGGCGCCCACCTGTGGCGGCGGACCGCCCCCGGCGCCCGCGCGGTGCCGTTCCGGCTGCTCGGTCGGCCGGCGCTGCTCGTGCGGGGCAAGGAGGGCGTCGACCTCTTCTACGACGGCTCCAGCACCCGGCGGCACGGTGCCATGCCCGCGCTCGTGCAGCGGACCCTGTTCGGCGTCGGGTCGGTGCACTCGCTCGACGGCGCGGAGCACCACCACCGCAAGGCGACCTTCGTCGACGTCGCGTACGAGGACGAGCAGGTCCGCCGGCTCACCCCGTTCCTCGCCGAGGAGTGGGCACGCGAGCTCGACGCCTGGCTCGCCGGCGGTCGGCGCACCGCGTACGACGCAGCGGTCGGCGCGATCGGACGGGCGATGATGCGGTGGGCCGGACTCCCGGGTACCCCGGCCGCGAAGACCCGCTGGGCCGCGAAGCTCGCGCAGGTCGTCGACGGCTTCGGCGTGCCGTACTCGCCGGAGTACCTGCTCGCCGTGCTGAACCGCCACTGGTCGGACCGGCACGCCGCCCGGCTCGTCGAGGCGGTCCGCGGCGGACGGCTGCACCCCGCCGAGGGCACGGCGTTGCACGAGTGGGCCTGGCACCGTGACCAGGAGGGCGCCCTGCTCCCACCACGGACGGCGGGCATCGAGTTGCAGAACTCGATCCGCCCGGCGATCGCCGTCGCGCGGTTCGTCGCCTTCGCGGCGAAGGAGCTGCACGACCGGCCCGAGTGGCGCGGCCGGATCGCCGAGGAGACCCTGTCCCGCGGTTCGCTCGTCGACGGGCCCGTCGCGGTCGCGTTCGCGCAGGAGATCCGCCGCACCGCACCCTTCGTCCCCGTGCTGCCGGCGTGGGCTACCCAGGACGTCGAGCTCGACGGCGAGCACCTCCGTGCGGGCGGCCGGGTGGTGCTCGACATCCTGGGCACGGACACCGACGACCGCTCCTGGTCCGACCCCGACCGGTTCGACCCCGCCCGGTGGCTCGACGTCACGAGCTGGGACGACGTCGAGGCCGTGGCGACCTTCGTGCCGCACGGCGGAGCGGACGTCGCCACAGGCCACCGGTGCCCCGGGGAGAAGGTCGCCGTCGCGGCCCTCGCCACCGCCGTCGCCGTGCTCAGCGACCCACGGATCGAGGTGCTGGACGAGGGGCTCGACGTCGACCGGCGCCGGATGCCGACGAAGCCCGCGTCGGGTGGACGCGTCACGCGTCGCGGTGCACGCGCCGCGGGATCCGGCGGCTGCCCGTTCCACCGGTCCGCGCACTGA
- a CDS encoding FCD domain-containing protein yields the protein MTTARGLHAHVLETLGQRIVDGLLPAGAVVRPELVASEFGVSRSVVREALRVLQSLGLVEPRQRVGTQVLPTASWELLAPTVIRWRGASPAYFVQQRELLELRLGVEPVAAALVAGAAGAAGSPGEAVLLAARDMLDAWGREDSRAYLEADVRFHRALLTGSGNAVFTHFAGTVEALLRTRTSETRDTISRWTRDAAVRHEAVALAVVAGDATAAGEAATALLRVTRDEFIAEAPDA from the coding sequence ATGACCACCGCGCGCGGTCTCCACGCACACGTGCTCGAGACGCTCGGGCAGCGGATCGTCGACGGACTGCTCCCCGCGGGCGCCGTGGTCCGGCCGGAGCTCGTGGCGTCCGAGTTCGGCGTGTCGCGCTCGGTCGTGCGCGAGGCGCTGCGCGTCCTGCAGTCCCTCGGCCTCGTGGAGCCGCGGCAGCGCGTGGGCACGCAGGTGCTCCCCACCGCGTCCTGGGAGCTCCTCGCACCGACCGTGATCCGGTGGCGGGGCGCCTCCCCCGCCTACTTCGTGCAGCAGCGCGAACTGCTCGAACTCCGACTCGGGGTGGAGCCCGTGGCGGCGGCGCTCGTCGCCGGTGCCGCCGGTGCCGCCGGCTCGCCCGGGGAGGCGGTCCTGCTCGCCGCGCGGGACATGCTCGACGCCTGGGGTCGCGAGGACAGCCGCGCCTACCTCGAGGCCGACGTCCGCTTCCACCGTGCGCTCCTGACCGGGTCGGGCAACGCCGTGTTCACGCACTTCGCCGGCACCGTCGAAGCACTCCTGCGGACGCGGACCTCGGAGACACGGGACACCATCTCCCGCTGGACCCGCGACGCCGCGGTCCGGCACGAGGCGGTTGCGCTCGCGGTCGTCGCCGGGGATGCCACCGCGGCCGGCGAGGCGGCCACGGCGCTGCTGCGGGTCACCCGCGACGAGTTCATCGCCGAGGCACCGGACGCCTGA
- a CDS encoding L,D-transpeptidase, whose translation MRRRTWGITIGAAAAAIIAAVGIGAAVQQPEPVATTAARTTPTPERTPTPMPTPTLPTIPAAASDAELAALPLAFHDAVVPELLDGSHVRPDNRWEIATPKQRLVALYADTTPDARPVATLASTVSTIDTPAATAVWGRSDGEDGGMVLVSTPARNRTPGDGGDPTAPSATFAWARAADFTIAPTDRMIRVDVAASTVSVVGKDGSVSASEPARLGTPDDPTPTATATYVEAAYVDARVTYTRGNPIILTGAHSSRIPQYGGNAALTALHYYPDPTGSSHGCVRISAAMTKTLSELPVGTAIWFS comes from the coding sequence ATGCGACGCAGGACCTGGGGCATCACGATCGGCGCGGCGGCAGCGGCGATCATCGCCGCCGTGGGCATCGGAGCGGCCGTGCAGCAGCCGGAACCGGTGGCCACGACCGCCGCGCGGACGACGCCGACACCGGAACGGACGCCCACCCCCATGCCGACACCGACGCTCCCCACGATCCCGGCCGCCGCGTCGGACGCCGAGCTCGCGGCACTCCCCCTGGCCTTCCACGACGCCGTCGTCCCGGAGCTGCTCGACGGCAGCCACGTGCGGCCGGACAACCGGTGGGAGATCGCCACCCCGAAGCAGCGTCTCGTCGCGCTGTACGCCGACACGACACCCGACGCCCGCCCGGTGGCCACCCTCGCCTCGACGGTCTCCACGATCGACACACCCGCCGCGACCGCGGTGTGGGGCCGGTCGGACGGCGAGGACGGCGGGATGGTCCTCGTCTCGACCCCCGCACGGAACCGCACGCCCGGCGACGGCGGCGACCCCACGGCGCCGAGCGCCACGTTCGCGTGGGCCCGTGCCGCCGACTTCACGATCGCCCCGACGGACCGCATGATCCGTGTCGACGTCGCCGCGTCGACGGTGTCCGTCGTGGGGAAGGACGGCTCGGTGTCCGCCTCCGAGCCCGCACGCCTCGGCACCCCGGACGATCCCACGCCGACCGCCACCGCGACCTACGTCGAGGCCGCGTACGTCGACGCCCGCGTGACCTACACCCGGGGCAACCCGATCATCCTGACCGGCGCCCACTCCTCGCGCATCCCCCAGTACGGCGGCAACGCGGCCCTGACCGCGCTGCACTACTACCCGGACCCGACCGGCAGCTCGCACGGGTGCGTCCGGATCTCCGCAGCGATGACGAAGACCCTGTCCGAGCTGCCGGTCGGCACCGCGATCTGGTTCAGCTGA
- a CDS encoding GntP family permease — translation MPHAPTGATAPTDALHGLTVLAAEGGGTQTVDPSGPIGQLVTAALLGIVVIIVLITWLKVHPFVALTIGALGVGIGAGLAPDATVTSFGNGFGATMTSVGILVGLGAMFGRMLVDSGAADRVVDTLVRRSSKAALPWTMALIGALIGLPMFFEVGLVLLIPIIVLVAKRSGVPIMKIAVPALVGLSTMHAFVPPHPGPLVAVSTVGANLGTTLAFGIVLAIPVIVLAGPVFARFAARWVDIPVPDMFGSRSSGGSAQSDPAHAGREARRGSATQDTASLPNGKSDFTRVISEPRSPSFAVALVGILLPVVLMLAQAVREATAPDASGSWVSLLDFLGTPIIAIGIATVFAMVFFAIGGGMDRGAVAKSLEDALPPIAGVLLIVGAGGGFKQVLIDTGIGGVIADAVQESGISVLLVAWVVSALVRVATGSATVATVTAAGIMAPIAADLSSPETSLLVLAIGAGSVFLSHVNDAGFWLVKGYLGTTVGQTFKTWTVLECLISVIGLVGVLIAGVFF, via the coding sequence ATGCCTCACGCACCCACCGGAGCGACCGCTCCGACCGACGCGCTGCACGGCCTCACCGTCCTGGCCGCCGAGGGCGGCGGCACGCAGACCGTCGACCCGTCCGGACCGATCGGGCAGCTCGTCACGGCGGCACTGCTCGGCATCGTCGTCATCATCGTGCTCATCACCTGGCTCAAGGTGCACCCGTTCGTCGCACTGACGATCGGCGCGCTCGGGGTCGGCATCGGTGCCGGTCTCGCGCCCGACGCCACGGTCACGAGCTTCGGCAACGGGTTCGGCGCCACGATGACGAGCGTCGGCATCCTGGTCGGGCTCGGGGCGATGTTCGGTCGGATGCTCGTCGACTCCGGTGCAGCCGACCGCGTCGTCGACACCCTCGTCCGCCGGTCCTCGAAGGCGGCGCTGCCGTGGACGATGGCGCTCATCGGTGCCCTGATCGGCCTGCCGATGTTCTTCGAGGTGGGCCTGGTGCTCCTCATCCCGATCATCGTCCTGGTCGCCAAGCGCAGCGGCGTTCCGATCATGAAGATCGCGGTGCCCGCCCTGGTCGGCCTCTCCACGATGCACGCCTTCGTGCCACCGCACCCCGGTCCGCTCGTCGCGGTGTCCACGGTCGGCGCGAACCTCGGCACGACGCTCGCGTTCGGCATCGTGCTGGCGATCCCGGTCATCGTCCTGGCCGGCCCCGTCTTCGCCCGCTTCGCCGCCCGCTGGGTCGACATCCCGGTTCCGGACATGTTCGGCTCGCGCAGCTCCGGCGGTTCGGCGCAGTCCGACCCGGCGCACGCCGGACGGGAGGCACGGCGCGGCTCCGCCACCCAGGACACGGCCTCCTTGCCGAACGGCAAGAGCGACTTCACGCGCGTCATCAGCGAACCGCGCAGCCCGTCGTTCGCCGTGGCACTCGTCGGCATCCTGCTGCCGGTCGTCCTCATGCTCGCCCAGGCCGTGCGCGAGGCCACCGCGCCCGACGCCTCCGGCAGCTGGGTGTCCCTGCTCGACTTCCTCGGCACCCCGATCATCGCGATCGGCATCGCGACCGTCTTCGCGATGGTGTTCTTCGCGATCGGCGGCGGCATGGACCGTGGCGCGGTGGCGAAGTCCCTCGAGGACGCCCTGCCGCCGATCGCCGGCGTGCTGCTCATCGTCGGTGCGGGCGGCGGCTTCAAGCAGGTCCTCATCGACACCGGCATCGGCGGGGTGATCGCCGACGCCGTGCAGGAGTCCGGCATCTCGGTGCTGCTCGTCGCGTGGGTGGTGTCCGCCCTCGTGCGTGTCGCCACCGGTTCGGCGACAGTCGCGACGGTCACCGCGGCGGGCATCATGGCCCCGATCGCCGCCGACCTGTCGTCCCCGGAGACCTCGCTGCTCGTGCTCGCGATCGGCGCCGGATCGGTGTTCCTGTCGCACGTCAACGACGCCGGGTTCTGGCTCGTCAAGGGCTACCTCGGCACCACCGTGGGTCAGACGTTCAAGACGTGGACGGTGCTCGAGTGCCTCATCTCGGTCATCGGTCTGGTGGGCGTGCTGATCGCAGGGGTGTTCTTCTGA
- a CDS encoding MerR family transcriptional regulator: protein MTDDAVPTTMHIGELADRTGLSNRTIRHYDEVGLLRPSGRTGGGFRLYTDTDLARLLIIRRMKPLGFTLEQMGELLAVVNALEAADDDAEQARLREQLDEYIRDTEARRAKLEEHLGMADEFLGILRGR, encoded by the coding sequence ATGACGGACGACGCGGTACCGACGACGATGCACATCGGCGAACTCGCCGACCGGACCGGATTGTCGAACCGTACGATCCGTCACTACGACGAGGTCGGTCTCCTCCGCCCGTCGGGGCGCACCGGGGGCGGCTTCCGGCTCTACACGGACACCGACCTCGCGCGGCTGCTCATCATCCGGCGCATGAAACCGCTCGGGTTCACGCTCGAGCAGATGGGTGAACTCCTCGCCGTCGTCAACGCCCTCGAGGCGGCCGACGACGACGCCGAGCAAGCGCGTCTTCGCGAGCAGCTCGACGAGTACATCCGCGACACCGAAGCCCGTCGAGCAAAGCTCGAGGAGCACCTCGGCATGGCCGACGAGTTCCTCGGCATCCTCCGCGGCCGGTGA
- a CDS encoding gluconokinase has translation MAGTAPRVLVVMGVSGSGKSTLAATVAGRLGWDFAEGDEMHPPANVAKMQAGTPLTDDDRWPWLDVVSGWIRERLDGGTTGVVTCSALKRSYRDVLRAPGVVFVHVAGDPALIEQRMSARSGHFMPTSLLASQLATLEPPQPDEAHLTVSADRTPDEESADVVARLGLRPVS, from the coding sequence ATGGCGGGCACGGCGCCGCGCGTCCTCGTGGTGATGGGCGTCTCGGGTTCGGGCAAGTCGACGCTGGCGGCGACCGTCGCCGGACGGCTCGGGTGGGACTTCGCCGAGGGCGACGAGATGCACCCGCCCGCGAACGTGGCGAAGATGCAGGCCGGTACCCCCCTGACCGACGACGACCGGTGGCCGTGGCTCGACGTCGTCTCCGGCTGGATCCGCGAGCGCCTCGACGGCGGCACCACCGGGGTCGTCACCTGCTCGGCACTGAAGCGCTCCTACCGCGACGTGCTGCGGGCGCCCGGGGTCGTGTTCGTGCACGTCGCCGGGGACCCTGCGCTCATCGAGCAGCGGATGTCGGCGCGGTCCGGGCACTTCATGCCGACGTCGCTCCTCGCCTCGCAGCTCGCGACGCTGGAGCCGCCGCAGCCGGACGAGGCGCACCTGACCGTGTCGGCCGACCGCACGCCCGACGAGGAGAGCGCGGACGTCGTGGCCCGTCTGGGGCTCCGACCCGTCAGCTGA